From the Argentina anserina chromosome 3, drPotAnse1.1, whole genome shotgun sequence genome, the window CTTAAGGAAAAACTTGAGAAGAGTGAACTTCAAAATAAAGATCTTCAGAAAAAGCATGATCACAGTGAAGCTCAGAGGAAAGAACTGATGACAAGGTATGAAAAGAGTGAAGCTCACATTAAAGAGCTTCAGAAAAAGATTGTGCTCTGTGAAGCTGATATGAAAGCGCTTCTGAAAAAGCTGGAGGATATTGATAGACATTCCATAAAATCTGCTCAAGATTCCTGTTGATTGCATCAGTTTCCCTTCTCTATCAATCTGTCTAATCTCTAATTGCTGATTCACAAGATCTAGATTGCTATTGTATTTACTGTAATCACTGATTCTATGGATCTATATTGATCCTACACTTGTATATAATCAGTATGATCTCTGAGAAAAGTATCAAGCTTCATACCTTTCAATATCTCTTCATGGTATCAAGAGCCTCTGTCTAATCGACAAGCTTTTCTCTTtcccctccctccctcttccTCATGGCCAATGACAAAGATCCCCTCCCTCCTTCTGAAACAGCCAACAATGATCTACCACCATCCTCCACTACCACCACCGTGTCCAATTTTCTTACAATTAAATTGGACAGATCCAACTATGCTCTTTGGCTTGCCCAGATCACTCCACTCCTCAAAAGTCGCAATCTCATGGGGTTTGTAGATGGAACCCGCCCTTGCCCATCGGCCTTTCTCCGTAATCCCACTGGCACTCTCACTGACCAGGTTAACCCAGCATATGAAGACTGGTTAGCCACTGACCAGATGATTTTGGGCTGGATTAATGGGTCTCTCACCCATTCCGTGCTAGCCACTGTTGCGCGCTCTTACTCCGCCCACTCCACTTGGACTTTTCTGGCTCGCCGCTATGCCTCTACTAATCAAAATCGCATTCTGTAGCTCCGAAGTCAATTGCTTCGCACCACCAGGGAGACATATCGATCTCTGATTTTCTTGACAAAATTAATCAAGTTGCTGATACACTTGCACTCTCTGGTCACCCTGTTGACGATTCGGATCTGATCTCTGTCATTATGAACAACGTTGGCTCTTTATTTGAGAATACAGTGACCTCAGCCCAGGCCAGAGACACCCCGATTACATATGATGCACTTGAGGCCTTGCTCTTAAGCGCCGAAAGCCGGATCAATAATCAAGCTCTTGCCGGTTTGGATTCCGCTCCTTCAGCACTTCACACCAATCGATCTTCTGTGGGTGGCTCTCGAGGCCGTGGTGGCTCTTATACTCGTGGCCGGTCTAACAATCCAAATCGTGGATCTTTCTCCGGGCCATCTACTTATGCTCGTGGCTCAAGCTCTCACTCTCCTTCTCAGGGTGGCTCTATCCTTGGTCCCTATCCACCTGTTTGATCCACTTTCACTTAGGACACAAGAGGACCATGCCAAATCTGCCAGCGCATGGGTCATACTGCCATTGACTGCTATCATTGAATGAATATGTCCTATGAAGGCTGTACCCCAACTCAGTGTCTATCTGCTATGGTTGCTGGTTCTGCCACTCCTCATACCTCCTCTGCTTGGCTACTGGATACAGGTTTCAACACCCATATCACCAATGATCATCGCAACCTCACCAATTCCCAATCCTATAATGGTTTTGATACTGTCGATGGTGTAGTCTCTGGGCAAGGTTTGCAAATTTTTAAGATTGGGAACACATCTCTCCCCTCCACTCTTTCTTCCCTTACTGTAAATGATGTTCTCTACTGCCCACAATCTTCTGCTAATATCTTATCTGCCCATAAATTACTCTCAGATAACTCTTGCTATATTCTAATGTTTCCCCATGTCTTCTATGTGAAGGATTTAACCACCGGGAGGACGCTTTTGGAGGGTCGGAGTAGCCATGGATTCTATCATGTTCATCAAGGTCCAACATCCACCAATAACTCAAGTGTTTTTCGCTCTTTTTCTGCCAAACGAGTCACTGCTGATGTGTGACATactcgcttagggcatccgtCTAGCAATATTTTTAGTCATCTTTCCTCTAAACTTTTATTATCAAATAAGAAGCAAGTATCTCAATGTCATTCATGTCCTTTGGGCAAGGCTACAAAATTGCCATTTTCCCTATCAGAGTCTACTACTACATCTATTTTTCAAATAATACATAGCGATATTTGGACCTCTCCTATTCTTTCCATTCAAGGGTTCAAGTATTATGTCGTCttcattgatgatttttcaagGTATGCTTGGCTTTTTCCAATGAAACGAAAATCTGAAGTCTATTCTATCTTTGTTGGCTTCTTTACCTACATTGAAAACCAAATTTCTCATCAAATCaaaatcttccaaactgaTTGTGGGGGTGAATATACAAGTAACCAATTCAAGAAATTCTTCTTAACAAAAGggattcatcatcatctttcttGTCCGCATCACCCCGAACAAAATGGATTGGCGGAACGTAAACATCGACATCTCATCGAGACAACCTTAACTCTTCTTGCTCATTTTGCCGTTCCCCAACCCTATTGGGTTGAGGCCTTGAATACGGCTCTTTATCTTATCAATCGTCTGCCAACTCGAGTCTTAAATTTTTCCTCTCcttatgaaaaattatttcACACTATTCCTAATTATTCTTTTCTCTGCACATTTGGCTGTGCATGTTTTCCTTATCTCCGTCCTTATACCAAAAATAAACTGGATTTTCGATCTACTAAATGCGTATTTCTTGGCTACTCTTTAAATCACAAAGGGTATCGTTGTCTTAATCTCTCTACGGGTCGAATTTACCTTTCTCGTCACGTAATTTTTGATGAATCCAATTTTCCTTTCCGAGAATCCAATGGCGCCGACACTACACCTCCTCGGGCTACTTCATCTTTAGACTCCTACCCTCTAGTCGTAACTACAACCACTACTACCACTACCCCCTCTCCACCCAATCTAGGCCCATGCCCAACCTTATCCACTCCACCTCCACAATTCTCTCAACCTCCCTCTTCGTCTCTAAACTCTAATCCCACTTCAATTAATACCATCCCACAAAATACTCCCACCCAGCCACAAACCCGTCCCATTATTCAATACCAAAGCCGTAAAAGACTATTATGGGAACAACAACCTCCTCCTAATCCTTCATCTGATCATATATCGCAATCTTCACCACAAAACATCTTAGCACCACCGCAAAATCTAGACCCACCCTTTCCTCCTCCCTTATTTCATCCACCACCGGTTCCGCCTATCCATCCTCGTCCTGTCACCCGAAGCCAACAAGGGGTTGTAAAGCCTAATCCCAAATATGCTATGGTTGTCCAGCCCCTTACCCATCACATTGAACCCAATTGTTATACCCAAGCAGCCAAGCAACCAGAATGGCGTTCTGCCATGGAAACCGAATTCAATGCTCTCCAACATGCAGGTACTTGGAAATTGGTTCCCTATACTCCCTCCATGAATGTGCTTCCTAACAAATGGGTTTACAGAATCAAAAAGAAGTCTGATGGCAGTGTGGAGCGGTATAAGGCTCGGTTAGTTGCCAAAGGGTTCAAGCAGCAAGAGGGTGTTAATTATGGTGAGACCTTTAGCCCAGTAAtcaaacattcttccattcgtTTGATTTTAGCAATTGCAGTATCATATGGCTGGCCAATTCGGCAACTTGATGTTCAAAATGCATTTCTACATGGCTATTTATCTGAGAAAGTTTATATGAAGCAGCCCCAAGGTTTTGTCGATCCCAAATATCCAAACCATGTGTGTCAATTGCAGCGTTCCCTGTATGGGCTCAAACAAGCACCCCGTGCTTGGTTTTCCTGTTTCTCGGCGTATCTAGAGGAATTGGGGTTCCAAGCATCCAACGCCGACTCATCCTTGTTTGTTTATCAGTCTGGGAATGTGAAGCTCTTTCTCCTTatttatgtggatgatatcTTGCTTACAGGCACTGATATAATTCACATTCACACCTTGATCTCCAAGTTGAGTACACTTTTCTTGATGAAAAATATGGGTTCTTGGCATTGAGGCAGAAAGATCATCCAAGGGTTTAACTCTTACCCAGACTAAGTATACAATGGACTTGCTTCACCGTACCAACATGTTGGATGCCTCTCCTGTTTCTACCCCATCTAGTGGCAAGCGGTTGAGTGTCAAGGATGGCGTTCCTTTATCTGATGTCATGGAATACCGGAGTGTTGTGGGAGCCCTTCAATACTTAACTCTCACTCGACCGGATATATGTTATGCTGTTAATCAGGTGTGTCAGTTTCTACACTCTCCAACTAATGTCCATTGGATTGCGGTTAAACGTATTCTGCGTTACTTGAAGCATACCCCTACATATGGTCTGTTCTATACTCCGAGCACCCTACACTTGACTGGATACAGTGATTCCGATTATGCTGGTGATTTGGACACAAGAGTCTCAACAGGTGGAACTTGCATTTATTTGGGTTCAAATTTGATTTCTTGGAgttcaaagaaacaaaatgggGTCTCTCGTTCTAGCACCGAGGCGGAGTATCGTCAGCTTGCCTATACTGCCGCCCACCTTTCATGGTTCCGGATTCTTTTCAAGGACCTGGGCCTTCCTCTTCTGCCCCCAACATTATGGTGTGATAATATCAGTGCCATTTCACTTGCCTCCAATCCGGTTTTTCACACCCGAACTCGCCATGTTGAGATTGATTACCACTACATCACGGAAAAGGTGACTCGCCAAGAGCTTCAAGTACACTATGTCTCCTCCCAGGACCAGCTTGCAGACATTTTCACTAAGGGCCTGCCCACTGCACGCTTTCACTACATTCTCAACAAGCTTCCAGTCCGTTCTAGGACCAGCAGcttgcgggggggggggggggggggtgataGACATTCCATAAAATCTGCTCAAGATTCCTGTTGATTGCATCAGTTTCTCTTCTCTATCAATCTATGTAATCTCTAATTGCTGATTCACTGGATCTAGATTGCTATTGTATTTACTGTAATCACTGATTCTATGGATCTATATTGATCCTAcacttgtatatataatcagtaTGATCTCAATGAGAAAAGTATCAAGCTTCATACCTTTCAATATCCCTTCAGATATTGAGGCTCGGAACAAGGAGcatgagaaaaatgaaaaagctCTAAAGGAagaacttgaaaaaaaaatgcttcAATAGAGTGAGACTCAAAATAAGAAATTCATAGTGTCGTTAATTTTTTACTTTgaattaggggtgggcataaaaaacggaaatcccgatcccgtcccgaaattcgtagggacgggacgggacggaggtctaaaaacgttcgtcccgtcccgatcctgTCCCGTtttataatagtgggatgggacgtgggacgaataatttctatcccgcttcgtcccgtcccgtcccgtcccaccttcaatgaaaacttaaaaattcttataaatttgtttcaaaatgaaactaatttatgttcttaataactccaaaattatattaattcaaataataatggtaaattataatattttgaatctaatatgtatttttttggttaaaatttcattattaaatgttattttgttaatgaaaaagtaaaaatataggtttttatttaactttataggaaggtgggatttgtcccgtcctgTCCCGAtgccgtcccgtcccaaccgggattaatcccgaatgtgatgcattcttaaaaacccttgtcccgtcccgatcccaatcccgtcccgattcaaaagaatgggacgggacgtgggatgagctccgttccgtcccatcccgtcccgtgcccacccctactttGAATATAGTATCTTTTGTTTGTTGGGTAATATAGTTGCTTAGATACTCTTAACATAAGCATGACTGTATGAGACTTCTAATCTatacatttttgtttttgttttctgtttgtttCTGTCAGCAACTTTAGTTAAGCTTAGATGATAATAAGACTATCAAAGAGTTGTTGGTAGAAAAGGTTTGTTATCCATTCATTGGCAAAAGTGTGTGACTATGATATATTAATCTTAAATGAATTAATTGTTAGGACTTCAGTTTTGATTATTGGCTTACAAATTGCAATGCAGGAAAATAATGAGAAGTTTGATGGGAAATTGAATTAAATGCGCAACCATCGTAATCTCTTGCTTGAACTAATGGATGTTCGGAATAAGTtacagaagaaagaagaagagttgaTCAATATCGTACGTTACTGATAGAGccttaattaaaacgtctataataaatcctgtcaaacatcatcgttagtatagaataagcagagatcgttctttccggggaattgaagggaactctaaacttttagtgttaacaaataatggggggttgagattgattattaactactaaaataaaacttaaattactatttacatgatcgacttctctttaacaaacttaaaccgaatttaccattacaccacataattacaagttcgaacctatcatgtattctaattcgaccaattacatattttttagacaccaatacaattagagccttaggggattatctaatcatgcaaaatttcaattaacattcaGATTGACTTATgacctaatctaaatttgcatgcaatcgaattcaataacacttagagtagaaatcaaacaaaattacatttaagcaccaaatctttgtttgagagatgtttcatgtgtggcgtcacccaccatggtttcacatgtaaatttccagaattttttaccacttttaatcaacacaaaccgaacctacttagggcatgattcgatatgtgtcaatatggttgatgaatctagcactcaaacacaatcttatggactgcatccaagcactaaattcatatgcacatatatgaaaattatctaaaagtatgagaaagatgattagaacacaccaatagaaatacaaacttcaataattataagaacataaattcggtatagtctaaaaaaatatcaaatacaatctgaaaattctaaaacaaatacaaaaccaatatttccacataataacaacttacaatcttcatagacaaagaattgtagattaacacaaatagacgaagccatggagatgagttgcgagaatcacacgttgtaggaaccttggaggtgtgtcttcaatagtgaaactcggtggagatgatgatagttttggAGTGGACGGCTTTgttaatttgtgagggaaatttatggtggtgttttggtagagttttggctcttgaatgctaatgagaagtgttcttatttgagagatgaagtcatgtatatatagagaaaagaatgagggtagttgcatctttcctcgtcatgttttatgcttttaatgatcatctttaaTTGTTGGATGACTTGTcttcatctctttttctttaattatctctttaatcaaatctgaaaataagaaaataaaatcataagtaagagataattagtttcaaaacctaacaaggattcctagtcaaactaggactctagaccaattatgcgtttttaactcatataAGCAtaaaaatgcatctaataccgcccaagactcttactacgactcaatgattcaatagtacaacaataagggctaagcaaagtacaaattgaggtaaaaacatgttaagaacgtcgcacaaagtgctcctatcagctACCATCTCGGAAAGGCCTTCGTAGAGAAAGAAACCTTGTTAAAATCTTAAGTTCTAAAAAGCGATCTTAAGAAAACATCAGGGGAGAGTGAATCTGAAAGTATTCAAAGTAATGAGCTTGAAAAGAGGCATGATCGTTGTCAAGCTCAGAAGAAATATCAGTGAAGCTGAACGTCAGGAGGCTCGTCAAGAGTTAATcaatatatgtacacatttcaattttcaagaGTGAATCTAAAGCATCTCCTTCCAATTCCAAAGATTGAATTCCCAAATGGAGAGCGAAACGCAGGccactttgttttgtttagaaAGGGTTCATAGTTcataaaccaaaccaaaccaaactacGCATCAAACTGGAGGACAGTCTACCAATAGAAAATCcgaaaaaaataaatcaagTACTGGTTGAAAACAAACTAGTTTCTTTCACAAGCCATGGTTGCTGAATGTAGCGTCCCTGAGAATTTTCATCTGTAGTATACTGTTACATCAATCACTTCAACATCCATCTTCGTTTCCTGAAATGTTGTTAGAACCACGAAAATTGCAACAAGCTGTAAGTGAGATGAAGATGTTGTTGGAGGATTGAGACACCCGAATCAGAATTGGAACTTCGAAAGAAAGATCTAGAGCTACTTGTGCAACAGCATTGCAATAAATTAGTACGtatgtatatttgttttagattTCGGCTTTGTACTTTGCGGTGTAAGCATGTATTTTGGATCTGACTATCTGTAGCTTACTCTTTCAGATTGAGGAGGCACATGAAGAGGGGCTACGGTTGAAAAAAGCAGAGGTTCGTTTGCCTTTTTATCATTAATCTGGTCATTAGTGATAATGAAACTAGATAGCAAGTAGTCGACTGAgtatattgcatatatttgGTACTCATTATTTGATAATACTTTCAATGGCATGCAGAAACTCGAGGGAAAATGTGATATTGAATCTGGAAAAGAGGAGATTTAAGGTAACGAGCTAGACATATGACACATGCTGAAGATGGAAAATCGATATATAATTTCCTAAGGGGAGTCTTTTGGAGTAGCTATCTTGCATTTAGCAAGCTTATGTTTGATATATAATAGACAATAACTGTAAGATATTAGGAAGCTAAGCTTGATCAAGCATTCAAGCCAACTGAAACTTATTGGCCAAGAGTGCCCTATATTATGTATGTTTTGTGATCATGACTAAAATGGTAGATGGTCTCTGTTGGTAGATGGTAGATGCCCTCTGTTGGTACATGTCAATCTTAACTAATGGTCCCAAATATCGTCAGACTTTCTGCTCTGCCCATGCAAAATCAAATTCTCAAACAAATTTCATTCAGGAATAAATTGCCAATGAATCTGTCTAGAAGTTCAAGTTGATACCTGAAATGCGAATGAGACTAGTAATCACCTAATTATATGCAAGTCTGGTTCAGTCTCCTTCCTTCTCCATGTCACTAAAGTATAGCTGATCAGCAAACACTTCAACCTGCTCCGAAGTCCATCCAAGCCTGTGGCGTCTCCCCTTGGAGCAATCGCTATACCCAACGGTGTATTGCTGGCTCTCTGTCATAAAGACTTGTTCTTGGAAGTCCTGCATCAATTCTTCAGACAACTTCCTCTTCTCAACCTCAATTTGCTTCTTGCATTGTTCCAAACTCTTCTGGCTCTGCTCCAACTCAGATTGGCACTCGGACAAGTCCTTTTGAACATCCTTCATCTCCTTCAAGGTCAAATCTTTCTCCTTAAAAGCCAAGTCTCTCTCCTTCGCGACCAAGTCTTTCTCTTTTAGGGCCAGGTCTAGCTCTTTCTTCAAATTCTGGATAGTTGCTTCGGACCAGCCAATATAAGTGTCAACCTGCACACTCAAAGATGCATGCCAGACCCCATTATATCCTGACTTAAGATTGAAAACAACAACTGCATGGTCCATTCGAATAAATGAATCTTAAATGTTTCACTTGAATTGTAACtacaaaattacaaaagcAGGAGCAACCATCCAAAAGAGGGTGATTCCAAATCTCATAGAATCTATTATAAGCCTTACTGATCAAAATGTTCCCAAATAAAATGGCTTATGTTAATTTGATAAAGAGATTTAGAACAAAATGAACAATCTCTTGTGTGTAAATTAAC encodes:
- the LOC126788303 gene encoding uncharacterized protein LOC126788303 — its product is MSPTRPAQVARKSTGGKFPKKRLATRTKPGKKPARPPQVDDPGISVMAPPPQPETQATVSTGGVVCPVNLRAQLSQHCASVDTYIGWSEATIQNLKKELDLALKEKDLVAKERDLAFKEKDLTLKEMKDVQKDLSECQSELEQSQKSLEQCKKQIEVEKRKLSEELMQDFQEQVFMTESQQYTVGYSDCSKGRRHRLGWTSEQVEVFADQLYFSDMEKEGD